GGCTAAAAGATCAATTGTTCAAATCCCTACTTCAGAGGCAAATGCTAAACTATTTAGCTTATGAATTCGATTGAAAATTTGAAATATTCTTCATTATCATGGACATATGATGGGTTCATGTGGAGTACGAAAGCAGAAGCATCAGGTTAGGTCATAGGCATATCTTTCAGAAATGTACGAGCTCGCTAGTCACCAACTAATTGAATTTAATCAAATTCATCATGTAGAATCCTCAAGCAAGGGGTTTTATTAATTAAAACTTCCCTTGGGTACAAAATAGATGCCATCTTTTTTACACTGCATGGCATAAAAAACAAAGCTCTGAGCACTCCTTCAATCATATCATGTTACTGAAAATAAAAGTAGTAATTCGTGATGAAGGCACTTTTAATGATAAATCCAGTCTTATAACTTTGCCCATGTGTTCAGCAAGTTGGTGTTCAGTATAAACTCTCCTACCGTGACCCAGTTGAAGAAATTAAACTGTACACAACGCATGGCTACAGCCTACAGCTAAATTTCATTGTTTAACTTTTAGGTTCCAGCTGTTATATTTCTATCTTGAGAAAGAACTGTGCAGTTATGCAGCACTATAGTTATACCGTTCTTGCATATGTCAATAGACAGGCAACAATGAAATTTAGTCCAATTATTATCCAAAGAATTTGCCTACCTTGGATACAGAAGCAGAGCTTGTGacataaactaaactaaactagaCACCACGAGAAATTTATTTTCCAGATCATAACAAttattccctctgtaaagaaatataagagtgtttagataactaacatagtgatctaaacgctcttatatttctttacgtagGGAGTACATAAATACCAAACAAACATTGGAAGAAAACACTACAGAGCACCATTGCTCTACATTGAAGTCAACAAGCAGCAAAAGAATAATTGATACAACACTACTTAAAGTTATTGGCTTAACATGAAAGGATGTGAAAGGCATTCACACAACCATTTACAGAAAAATAACTTGGTTTTGTTATACCGGCAGTGCAAAGGCACACTATTACCTGCATCTTTTTCCAGTTCATAACTATTACATAAAGCACCACCATGACTATCCTAAAAGTTTGTGAAGTTCTTTCTAGATGAGATTCAAACTAGTTATATATCTCATTTTCTAGAAATAACTTCACAAGTTTTTCATGTAGTTGTCTCCAACTGTTATATATCTCATCTTCAAGAAATAACTTCACAAGCTAGTTTTTCAGGTAATGGTCTCCAACTGTTATGTATCTCATCTTCTAAAAAAGAAATTCACCGCCACACTAAACTGATGAGAAAGTTTCCTAGCTCCGACTTGAACCACACTGTCCAATGGTATTGTTAATGAAAAATGAGAATATTAGAAACAACTTGGCATCATATTTATTGACAATACATCAGAATGATGCCATCACATCGCCTCATTGATTGAGAAAAACTGCACTGCATCTATATGCAGTAGTACTACCATTATACAGTTCTTGCATATGCCAACAGGCAGACAACTATGAAATTTAGTTCAATTATTATAAAGAGAATTTTTCAACTTGGCCACAGAAACAGAACTGGTGGCATGAGCTAAACCGGATATCAAAACTAATATTTTTGTAGATTACAAAAATCACATAAACACCAACACACAACCATCGAGGCATAACACTACAGAACAAAATTGGTATGTGCTGAAGAGATCATATCAAGCAGCAAAAGAATAACTGATATGATACTACTTAAAATTGTTAGCTTCACATGACAGGATATGAAAGGCATTCCATCAAccaaattatcaaaaagtaacttGGTTTTGTTACCATACAACCATTGGGAGAGAACACTATAGAATAAAATTGGTATGTATTGAATAGATCATCAAGCAGCAAAAGAATAACTGATACGACACTAATTAAAATTGCTAGCCTAACATGAAAGGATGCGAAAGGCATTCCATAGaccaattatcaaaaagtaacttGATTTTTTATACCGGCAGCGTAAAGGCATGTTATTACCTGTAGCATAGACAGCTTCAAATGGATAATAGCAAGCCCTATTGTTGGTGTCGAAAAGTTTGTTGCACTGCAATGGCTCAAGCTTGACCGTGAAGAGGCTCCTTCCGGTCCACAGGAACACCAAATTATTGTCCTCAGCATACCCTTCTATGTCTAAGTAATCCTTTGAATCCATGGAGAGGAGCTCGTCCAGTTCAACAGTTCTTCCCATGCCCCATGATGCAACACCATCGAAATCGGTCTTCCTCTTCCATAATTGGGCGGTGAAGCCTGACACAGAGAGCAAACCCAGCCCACCACCCTCTGCGCGCATAACAGTGAAGCGCCCTTCAGGACTATTGAGTACTGCATCATAAGACTTATCCGCCGGCAGCGGTATCACGGTTAGGCTCTCCGTCTTCAAGTCAAACTCAAGGAGATTGAACAAAGTAGTACCAGCGAGTATCCAGTAAAGGGAATCCCCAACTAGCACAGCGTGCTCCCAACAAACCCTGGTGTGAAGGGAGTTCCCGGATGGAATTGGTGTTGAGATTAGAGTGCCCCACGCCCCAGTCTCTGACGAGTAAACACAGGCGAGCAACTTTTTTTCATACTCTGACACTACCAAAACGACCTGGAAGTGAACCTCGCCGGCGGCAGAGCGGAGCACCGCCCCACTAATCCAGGAGTTGGCTAGATCGAACTCGGGGGGATAGGCTAGGAGGTGCTGGTGGCCGGTGACGGGGTCCCACACCAGGAGCTGCGGCGTCTGGTCCAAGATTAACACGAGGCCATGGCGGCACCCGAGTACTCGGACGTGGGACTTAAACTGCAAGGAGAGGCGCCCGGACGGAACGCGATTGGGGGCGGCCATAGTAGGTTGGAAGCAGAGCTCGGGAATACCTCCGTGGAAGCAGCCGAGGAGTGGAGGGTTGCGGCGGTGGTGGATGCGGAAGCGGCGGGAGAAGGCTGGATCCGAGGCGAGGCAGCGCCATCGCTTGCAGACGGCGGAGGCGCGGGGGAGGGAGGACGGgagcggcgggaggcggaggaggatctcggagagtAGGTCGTCGTCGTCCAAGGGCATCGCCGCCGACGAGCGGCAGcggaggagcgggcggcggcggcggctggtcatGTCTGTCAGACGCTCACTGATTGGGGCCGCGCGTGGTGGACTCGAAATGAATGGATCTGGCTGAGTGAGGTTGCGATCCCAACAGGCTATAAAAGGAGAGTAAACGAAGCCCGGCCCACTTTCAGAAAAGGACCACTGAAGCCCACGATGACTGTAAAAAGAACTATTCCAAATTCACTAGTCTTCAAAAAACTCCTAAGGTTCATTAGTGATATGCAGATTGCACAGGTGGACTATATGTTCATCTAAAAATGTTTCCATTTTCCAACTCAAAAAAATGTGACCATTTTATTAATGAATTGCTAAAAGGTAAAATTTTGGCAACGGTGCGCCAGCCGAGTTTGCGCCGGTCGCACGCTGCGTCGCCACGCAGGTCCTCGCTGGCATGCGCTGCATCTGCACTTTTTCTTTGTTGGGTCCACGCCTGTCCCTCCCCCTTTTCTATTTTTCTCCTTCCTtatcctcttcctccctcccgtcATTCTCCTCCCCTCATTCCCTCTTTGTTTCTTCTTTTCCTCCATGGATCTCTTCTCCTCTTGACCACCGGCCTCCACTGCTACTAGGAACCGGACATGGCCGTGTACCCCATCCCCTACCCCTCATCCCCTTGTGATTTGTAATACGATGAGAGAagccctctccctcccccctccccccccccNNNNNNNNNNNNNNNNNNNNNNNNNNNNNNNNNNNNNNNNNNNNNNNNNNNNNNNNNNNNNNNNNNNNNNNNNNNNNNNNNNNNNNNNNNNNNNNNNNNNNNNNNNNNNNNNNNNNNNNNNNNNNNNNNNNNNNNNNNNNNNNNNNNNNNNNNNNNNNNNNNNNNNNNNNNNNNNAAACAGCCACTAAATTTGTGAGAGCAAGTGGAAGAACACGAGCGAGGTGCTGCTGCGGAGCTAGGGTTGCTTCTTCACCTCCTCTACGACTGCGGCTGGGCAGCATGGCGGG
Above is a window of Triticum aestivum cultivar Chinese Spring chromosome 6B, IWGSC CS RefSeq v2.1, whole genome shotgun sequence DNA encoding:
- the LOC123135746 gene encoding putative F-box/kelch-repeat protein At3g22730 isoform X3; this encodes MTSRRRRPLLRCRSSAAMPLDDDDLLSEILLRLPPLPSSLPRASAVCKRWRCLASDPAFSRRFRIHHRRNPPLLGCFHGGIPELCFQPTMAAPNRVPSGRLSLQFKSHVRVLGCRHGLVLILDQTPQLLVWDPVTGHQHLLAYPPEFDLANSWISGAVLRSAAGEVHFQVVLVVSEYEKKLLACVYSSETGAWGTLISTPIPSGNSLHTRVCWEHAVLVGDSLYWILAGTTLFNLLEFDLKTESLTVIPLPADKSYDAVLNSPEGRFTVMRAEGGGLGLLSVSGFTAQLWKRKTDFDGVASWGMGRTVELDELLSMDSKDYLDIEGYAEDNNLVFLWTGRSLFTVKLEPLQCNKLFDTNNRACYYPFEAVYATGT